One window of Camelina sativa cultivar DH55 chromosome 4, Cs, whole genome shotgun sequence genomic DNA carries:
- the LOC109124870 gene encoding non-functional pseudokinase ZED1-like, producing MDWLRTKTIGAKTRQRNVKENGAVVLKQLIECCDGKCNPIKNFSYSQIIKATDNFCQSNRASRVDVYYRCYKGMLDDRPVLIKKGKYTLDMKEICRDIAISSMVSGHKNFLKLLGCCLEFTPPVLVFEYAEIITLGPLLASHPGNLKRIKIAREVANALTYLHTAFSRAFIHSNLDPFTIFSDGNGVTKLGNFCNCIPIPEGETFVHDGTLQKYHEFRHNTLKGTHGLGVCNLPVIDPDYKSTGKVTTKTDMHSFGAFMIALVQIKEVDDELSLSSDMLRAFADLFIKPYDNTRFPLHHHVTKILRKFGYAEVVDSDMSYPAGWPVKAFLRLALRCIGCSNLGDPLTSMIQVAKELRLIEKSTNWSRMMQFHSPILL from the coding sequence ATGGATTGGTTGAGAACAAAAACAATCGGGGCCAAGACACGGCAGAGAAATGTCAAGGAGAATGGTGCGGTTGTTCTGAAACAGCTGATTGAATGCTGTGATGGAAAATGCAATCCTATCAAGAACTTTTCTTACAGTCAGATCATCAAAGCAACAGATAACTTCTGCCAAAGCAACCGTGCTTCCCGGGTTGATGTTTATTACCGTTGCTATAAAGGAATGCTCGATGACCGTCCAGTACTCATCAAGAAAGGGAAATACACACTTGATATGAAAGAGATATGTCGCGACATAGCGATCTCATCGATGGTGAGTGGTCATAAGAACTTCCTTAAGTTGTTGGGATGTTGTCTTGAGTTCACTCCTCCTGTCTTAGTTTTTGAGTATGCAGAGATTATAACACTTGGTCCACTGCTTGCATCTCATCCGGGAAATCTAAAGAGGATAAAGATAGCAAGAGAGGTTGCAAACGCTTTGACTTACCTTCACACAGCATTCTCAAGGGCTTTCATCCATTCAAATCTGGATCCTTTCACCATTTTCTCTGATGGAAATGGGGTCACAAAGCTCGGGAACTTCTGCAACTGTATCCCAATCCCCGAAGGAGAGACGTTTGTTCATGATGGCACATTGCAAAAGTACCATGAGTTTAGGCACAATACATTAAAGGGAACACATGGGCTTGGTGTATGTAACTTACCTGTCATTGATCCGGATTACAAGTCAACTGGAAAGGTCACGACAAAGACTGATATGCACAGCTTTGGAGCATTCATGATAGCTCTTGTGCAGATAAAGGAAGTTGATGATGAGCTATCCCTATCTTCGGATATGCTGAGAGCATTTGCTGACTTGTTCATCAAACCTTATGACAATACTCGTTTCCCGCTTCACCATCATGTTACTAAGATACTGAGAAAGTTTGGGTATGCAGAGGTTGTAGATTCAGATATGAGTTATCCAGCTGGTTGGCCTGTTAAAGCCTTTCTTAGATTAGCGTTGAGATGCATTGGATGCAGCAACTTAGGAGACCCGTTGACTAGCATGATTCAAGTGGCTAAAGAGCTCAGGCTGATTGAGAAATCTACAAATTGGAGCCGTATGATGCAATTTCACTCACCGATCCTTTTGTAA